GCGACGAGCCCCTGATACAGCTCGATCTCGGTCGCGCGCGCATTCGGCACCGTGTACGGGCCCGACTCGAGCTGCACGACGGCATTCGGTTCCTCGACGCCGGCCGTCACGATCCCGCGCGGACGGTGATACTTGAAGCTGCGCGCAACGAAGTGCACGCCGTTCGCGAGCAGTGCGGACGCGAGCGTGTCGCCCTGGAAGCCCTGATACGTGCGTCCGTTGAACGTGAACGTCAGCGGAATCGCGCGATTGATGCGGCCACCGGTGCCGAGGCGGTCTTTCTGGCTCATTTGCTCGTGCCCTCTTCGTGTGCGTTGCCGGCGGTTGCCCCGCCGAACTTCTCGTAGCTCTTGATTTCGTACGTGACGGTGTCGCGCGTGACCTTGAACCAGCGGCGGCAGCCCTGCGTGTGCAGCCATTGCTCCTTGTGGAGCCCGCGCTTGTTCTCGCGCATGAACACGTACTCGCCCCACTCGCGGTCGGTCATCGTTTCATTCGCGACCGGGCGCACGATGTCGGCTTCGCCGCCGCACGTGAACTCGGATTCGGCGCGCGGCCCGCACCACGGACATTCGATCAGCAACATGTTGGTTTCTCCTCGTTCAGTGCGCGACGGCGGCGGCGCCGTGTTCGTCGATCAGGTGGCCGGTGTAGAAGCGGTCGAGCGAGAACGGCGCGTTCAGGGGATGCGGTTCGTCGCGAGCGATCGTATGGGCGAACACCCAGCCCGAGCCCGGCGTCGCCTTGAAGCCGCCCGTCCCCCAGCCGCAGTTGAAATACAGCCCCTTCACGTCGGTCTTGCTGATGATCGGGCAGGCGTCCGGCGACACGTCGACGATGCCGCCCCACTGACGGTTCATGCGCACGCGCGAGAACACCGGGAACATTTCGACGATCGCCTGCAGCGTGCCTTCGATGATGTGGAAGCTGCCGCGCTGGCCGAAGCCCGTGTATTGGTCGATGCCCGCGCCGATCACGAGGTCGCCCTTGTCGGACTGGCTGATGTACGCGTGCACGGCGTTCGACATGATCACCGAGTTGACGACCGGCTTGATCGGCTCGGACACGAGCGCCTGCAGCGGATGGCTTTCGATCGGCAGCCGCACGCCGGCCATGTCGGCGAGCGTCGTCGTGTTGCCGGCCGCGACCACCGCGACCTTCTTCGCCTTGATGAAGCCCTTGACCGTGTCGACGCCGACCACCGCGCCGCCTTCGCGGCGAATGCCGGTGACCTGGCAGTTCTGGATGATGTCGACGCCCGCGCGGTCCGCGCCGCGCGCGAAGCCCCATGCGACGGCGTCGTGACGCGCGACGCCCGCGCGACGCTGGATCGATGCGCCGAGCACCGGATAGCGGCTGTTCAGGTTGATCGTCGGCTCGATTTCCTTCACCTGTGCGGGCGTCAGGAATTCCGCATCGACGCCGTTGAGCCGGTTCGCGTTCACGCGGCGCTCGGTGTCGCGCACGTCCTGCAGCGTGTGCGCGAGGTTCATCACGCCGCGCTGGCTGAACATCACGTTGTAGTTGAGGTCCTGCGACAGCCCTTCCCAGAGCTTCATCGCCTTCTCGTACAGCGCGGCCGATTCGTCCCACAGATAGTTCGAGCGCACGATCGTCGTGTTGCGCGCGGTGTTGCCGCCGCCGATCCAGCCTTTCTCGAGAATCGCGACGTTCGTGATCCCGTGCTCCTTCGCGAGGTAGTACGCGGTCGCGAGCCCGTGCCCGCCGCCGCCGACGATCACGACGTCGTACTCACGCTTGGGCTCGGGGCTCTTCCATTGCTTCTCCCAGTTCTCGTGATACGAGAGGCCGTTGCGGAACAGGCTGAATATCGAGTAGCGGCTCATGTTGATGGTCCTTCGTTAGCATTCGATGACGTTCACGGCCAGACCGCCGCGCGACGTTTCCTTGTATTTCGTCTTCATGTCGGCGCCCGTCTCGCGCATCGTCTTGATGACCGAGTCGAGCGACACGTAGTGCTGACCGTTGCCCTTCAGCGCCATGCGCGACGCGTTCAGCGCCTTGATCGCGCCCATCGCGTTGCGCTCGATGCACGGGATCTGCACGAGCCCGCCGACCGGGTCGCAGGTCATCCCGAGGTTGTGCTCCATGCCGATTTCGGCGGCGTTCTCGACCTGGTCCGGCGTGCCGCCCATCACGGCCGCGAGCGCGGCCGCGGCCATCGAGCATGCGACGCCGACTTCGCCCTGGCAACCGACTTCCGCGCCGGAGATCGACGCGGTTTCCTTGTAGATGATTCCGATCGCCGCGGCGGTCAGCAGGAATTCGACGATGCCCGCCTCGTTCGAGCCCGGCACGAACTTCACGTAGTAGTGCAGCACGGCCGGAATCACGCCTGCCGCGCCGTTGGTCGGCGCGGTGACGACGCGCCCGCCCGCCGCGTTCTCCTCGTTGACGGCCATCGCATAGAGGTTGACCCAGTCGAGCATCGACAACGGATCGCGCAGCGATTCCTCGGAGCGCGCACGCAGCCGCGCATTCAGTTCGGCCGCGCGGCGCTTGACGCGCATCGGGCCCGGCAGATCGCCCTCGACCTTGCAGCCGCGCTCGACGCAGGCGGCCATCGTGCGCCAGATCGCGAGCAGCCCCGCACGCACTTCGTCTTCCGGACGCAGCGCGCATTCGTTGCGCATCATCAGCTCGGCGATCGACAGCCCGTGCTCGCGGCACTGGCGCATCAGGTCGTCGCCGGTGCGAAACGGATACGGCACCTCGGCCGCCGCGCGCACGCCGTTGACGCGATCGCCGTCGCGGTTCACGACGAAGCCGCCGCCGATCGAGTAATACTCCTTCTCGACGAGCAGTTGACCGTGTTCGTCGAACGCCTGGAAGCGCATGCCGTTCGGGTGCACGATGCTCGTGCCCGTCATCAGCTTCCGGTAGAAGCCGATGTGCTCCTTCTCATCGAAGCGGATCGTCTGCTTGCCGAGCAGCGACAGCGACTTCTCGGCGCGGATCGCGGCGAGGCGCGGCTCGATCAGATCCGGATCGATCGTGTCCGGCAGATGGCCCTCGAGGCCGAGCAGCACGGCCTTGTCGGTGCCGTGGCCCTTGCCCGTGGCGCCGAGCGAGCCGTACAGCTCGACGCGCACGCGGCGCACGAAGCCGAGCAGGTTCGCGTCCTCCACGTGCGACGCGAAGCGGCACGCCGCGATCATCGGTCCGACCGTATGCGAACTGGACGGTCCGATGCCGATCTTGAACAGGTCGAAAACGCTGACGTTCATCTGGCTTCCTCTGGATGGCACTGCAAAGTGACGTTGGACGCCAGTACATCAAAGCGTAAAATCCGCCGATAGAACAAAAACGGCATCGGCGTGGGATAGCGCCGCCAAGCGCTCGGCCGCCCGGCCCGAAAGTGCGTTTTGGCGATGGTTCGCGACGAAAAACCACAAGTCCGGCCGCGTCCGCATCGCGCGGCCGCGCGCCGGTTGCCGTATCCTGAACAGCGTGAGACCGCCCGCCCGGCGTAACGAGATTTGCCGCAATGACACCCGACGTACCCGCTTCCCCTCTCGCCGAACCGGCGCCGCGGCGCATCCGCTTCGGCATCGTGCTGCTGCCGAACTTCACGCTCACCGCGTTCTCCGGGTTCGTCGACATGCTGCGGCTGTCCGCCGACGACGGCGACTACAGCAAGCCCGTGCGCTGCGCGTGGAGCGTGATCGGCGACACGCTCGCGCCGGTGCGCGCGAGCTGCGGGATCCAGATCACGCCGTGGGAAACGTTCGATGCGGCCGAGCCGTTCGATTACGTGGTCGTCGTCGGCGGGCTGCTGCACTCGGGACCGCAAGCCGGCCCCGAAACGCTCGAGTTCATCCGTCGCGCGGCCGCGCGGGGCGCCACGATCGTCGGGATCTGCACGGGCGTGTTTACGCTGATGCGCGCCGGCGTCCTCGACGGCTACCGCACCTGCGTGAGCTGGTTCCATTACTGGGATTTCATCGAGCGCTTTCCGAACGCCGATCCCGATCTGCTGATCGCCGACCGGCTGTTCGTGATCGACCGGCGGCGCATCACCTGCTCGGGCGGGCGCGCATCGATCGACGTTGCCGCCGCGATTCTGCTGCGCCACTTCGAGCACGCGACCGTGCAGAAGGCGCTGCGCATCCTGCTCGTCGGCGAGATGCAGAAGGGCAATGCGCCGCAGCCGCATCCGCCGGGCCTCGAGCCCGCGACGCATCCGAAGGTCAAGCGCGCGATTCTTCTGATGGAACAGCATGTCGGGCGCGCGCTGCCGCTCGAGGAACTCGCATGCAAGCTCGATCTGTCGACGCGGCAGCTCGAGCGGCTGTTCAAGGCCGAAACCGGCAAGAGCCCGCAGGCGTTCGCGAAGCAGGTGCGGCTGCGCACGGCCGCCTGGCTGCTGACCAGTTCGGACCGCACCGTCGCCGACATCGCGTCGAGCTGTGGATTCGCCGACGCGTCGCATCTCGGGCGCGAGTTCCGCAAGCAGTTCGGCGTGCCGCCGGCCGCGTATCGCGAGCGTGGCGGCGACGAAGCGGCAGCCGCCGCGAGCGTGACGGACGACGCGCTTCACGACGAAGTCGAGTGAGCGGGCAGTCCGTCGGCGCGTGACGATCGGCCTGCGCCAGCGCGAAAACCAGACGTTCATGCCGCGCGTGTGCCGGCGCCCCCGCTCGAGCGCCAGCAGAGTGGCTACGGACTGACCGAGCGCGGCCCTTCTCCCGGTTCTCCCTGCTCCAGTCGAGCCGCGCAATTCCCTGCCGCTCGCCTCCGACGGCGCGGCCGCGCAATCACATTGCGCGCCGTTCGCGTCAAAATGGAACCGGTTCCAGTCAGTTTCGCCGATGTTCGTGCATTTTGACCGAGGGTATTCCCGGATGCCTCACCGCGATCAAATTTGTATGATGACCACATCACCTTACAAGCTATCGCGTCATGTTCGAGAAAATCCCTGCCCGTGCGATGAGCGACCACGTCGCGCAGCAGCTGCTGAAGCAGATCGAAGCCGGCAGCTTCGTGGCGACCGGCAAGCTGCCGACCGAAGCGGTGCTCGCGCAGGAATTCGGCGTGAGCCGCACCGTCATTCGTGAAGCGATCTCGCGGCTGAAGAACGAAGGCGTCGTCGAGCCGCGCCAGGGCAGCGGCGTGTACGTGAACCAGCACGGCGCGATCCGGCCGCTGCGCATCGACTATGCGGAAGCGGTCGAGGCGAGCTCGCTGCCGCATCTGCTCGCGGTGCGTCGCGCGATCGAAGCCGAAGTCGCGGCCGAAGCCGCGCTGCGTCACAGCGACGAAGACATGGCCGACATCGACGACGCGCTGCGCAAGATCGACGAAGCGGTCGCCGAGGGGCGCGACGGCGTCGCCGAGGACGTCGCGTTCCACCGTACGATCGCGGCCGTCACGGGCAACCCGTACTTCCTCAAGACGCTGCAGTTCCTGAACCAGTATCTCGAAGCGGGCGTGAAGGTCACGCGCCGCAACGAAGCCACGCGCGAGGACTTCTCACGGCAGGTGCGCGAAGAACATGCGGCGATCGCCGACGCGATCCGCTCGCGCGATCCGATGGCCGCGCGCAACGCGGCGCGCACGCACATGTACAACGCTGCGCGCCGTCTCGCGGAAGCCGGCATCTGCTGACGCCGCGGCGCATTCCCGAATCTGTTCCGAATCGATCAAGGTTGACCATGTCACGAAATGTTGGAGTCATCGGCCTCGGCGCGATGGGCCTCGGCGTCGCGCGTTCGCTGCTGCGCGCGGGCTTTCGCGTGCACGCATGCGACGTCCGTGAAGCGGTGCTGCACGCGTTCGCGGCCGAAGGCGGCATCGCCTGCGCGACGCCGGCCGAACTCGGCGCGCAGTGCGACGTCGTCGTCACGCTCGTCGTCAATGCCGCGCAGACGGAAACGGTGCTGTTCGGCGAACACGGCGCGGTCGCGTCGATGAAGCCGGGCGGCGTCGTGATCGCGAGCGCGACCGTCGCGCCCGACTTCGCGGTCGCGCTCGGCGCGCGCATCGAGGCGGCCGGCCTGCAGATGCTCGACGCGCCGGTGTCGGGCGGTGCCGCGCGCGCGGCGTCCGGCGAGATGACGATGATGACGTCCGGCCCCGCCGCCGCATACGCGGCGTGCGAAGACGTGCTCGCCGCGATGGCGGGCAAGGTCTACCGTCTCGGCGATACGCACGGTGTCGGCTCGAAGGTCAAGATCATCAACCAGCTGCTGGCCGGCGTGCATATCGCGGCCGCCGCCGAAGCGATGGCGCTCGGCCTGCGCGAAGGCGTCGATCCCGATGCGCTGTACGACGTGATCACGCACAGTGCCGGCAATTCGTGGATGTTCGAGAACCGCGTGCCGCACATCCTGAACGGCGACTACACGCCGCTGTCGGCCGTCGACATCTTCGTGAAGGATCTCGGCCTCGTGCTCGACACCGCACGCCGCAGCAAATTCCCGCTGCCGCTGTCGGCGACCGCGCACCAGATGTTCATGAGCGCGTCGAGCGCCGGTCACGGCGGCGAGGACGATTCCGCCGTGATCAAGACTTTTCCCGGCATCACGCTGCCGCCCGCCCGCTGATTCGAACCACGCCTTGCCATGACCCCTTCCGCTTCCCGTCCCCTGCTCGGCTGCATCGCCGACGATTTCACCGGCGCGACCGATCTCGCGAACATGCTCGTCAAAAGCGGCATGCGCACCGTACAGACGATCGGTGTGCCGGCCGAGTCGGCATCGATCGACGCCGATGCGATCGTCGTCGCGCTGAAGTCGCGCACGATTCCGGCCGCCGACGCCGTCGCGCAGTCGCTCGCCGCGTACGAATGGTTGCGCGCGCAAGGGTGCCGGCAATTCTTCTTCAAATACTGCTCGACGTTCGACTCGACCGACGCCGGCAACATCGGCCCCGTCGCCGATGCGCTGCTCGACGCCGCCGGCGGCGGCTTCACGATCGCCTGCCCCGCGTTTCCGGAAAACGGCCGCACGATCTATCACGGCCACCTGTTCGTCGGCGACGTGCTGCTCAACGAATCGGGCATGGAGAACCATCCGCTCACGCCGATGAAGGATGCGAATCTCGTGCGCGTGCTGCAGCGGCAAACGCCGTCGAAGGTCGGCCTGATCCGCTACGACACGATCGCGCGCGGTGCCGCCGACGTGCGCGCCTGCATCGCGCAGCTGCGCGCCGACGGCGTGCGCATCGCGATCGCCGACGCGCTGTCGGACCGCGATCTGTATGTGCTCGGCGAAGCCTGCGCAGCGCTGCCGCTCGTCACCGGCGGCTCCGGCATCGCGCTCGGGCTGCCCGAGAACTTCCGCCGTGCCGCTGAGCTCGCCGCGCGCGACAACGCGGCATCGCTCCCGCGCATCGACGGCACGTCGACGGTGCTCGCCGGCAGCGCATCGAAGGCGACCAACGCACAGGTCGCCGCATGGCGCGCCACGCGGCCGAGCTTCCGCATCGATCCGCTCGCGGCCGCGCGCGGCGAGCCTGTCGTCGAGCAGGCGCTCGCGTTCGCGCGTTCGCATCTGCCGGAACCGGTGCTGATCTACGCGACCGCGACGCCCGACGAAGTGATGGCCGTGCAGCAGGCGCTCGGCGTCGAGGCGGCCGGCGAACTCGTCGAGCGCACGCTCGCCGCGATCGCGCACGGCCTGCGCGCACTCGGCGTGCGCAAGTTCGTCGTCGCGGGCGGCGAGACGTCCGGCGCCGTCGTGCAGGCGCTCGGCGTGAAGTCGCTGCAGATCGGCGCGCAGATCGATCCGGGCGTGCCGGCAACGGCGACCATCGACACCGAGCCGCTCGGCCTCGCGCTGAAGTCCGGCAATTTCGGCGCGGTGGACTTTTTCGACAAGGCGCTGCGCGCGCTCGACGGAGCCGCATGATGAGCATCGAAGCGAAGCTGCGCGAAGAAATCTGCGTGGTCGGCGCGAGCCTGTACGCGCGCGGTCATGCGGTCGGCAGTGCGGGCAACATCAGTGCGCGGCTGCCCGACGGCTGGCTCATCACGCCGACCGATGCGTGCCTCGGCCGGCTCGATCCGAACGACATCGCGAAGGTCGATCTGAACGGGCAGGCCGTGTCGGGCGGCAAGCCGTCGAAGACGCTGACGCTGCATCGCGGCATCTATGCGCGCAACGCCGAAGCGAACGGCATCGTCCACACGCATTCGACGCACCTCGTCGCGCTGACGCTCGCGGGCGTGTGGCGCGACAGCGACGTGCTGCCGCCGATCACGCCGTACTACGTGATGAAGGTCGGCCACATTCCGCTGATCCGCTACCGCCGCCCGGGCGACCCCGACGTCGCGGCCGAAGTCGCGGCGCTCGCCGACCGCGTGCGCGGTGTCCTGCTCGATCGGCTCGGCCCGGTGATGTGGGGGCCGTCGGTGTCGCACGCGTCGTACGCGCTCGAAGAACTCGAGGAAACCGCGCGGCTGTGGCTCATGACGAACCCGAAGCCCGAGCCGCTGCCCGATGCGGCGCTCGACGAACTGCGCGCCGCGTTCGGCGCGCGCTGGTAGCACGCGAATCTCACGCCCGCCGTGTGCGCGGGCCCTTCCGTCAGCACACACCTACGACCGGCAGCGTACGCGCCGCCGGCACTCGCCACCTTTGGAGACGACGATGACTGCACTCGACGCGGCTGCGGGCCGCTCGCCCGCCGCGGCCGCCAGCCCGGCCGAACTCGACCTGACCTACAAGAAAGTGTTCTGGCGCATCGTGCCGTTCCTGATGCTCTGCTACGTGGTCGCGTATCTCGATCGCGTCAACGTCGGCTTCGCGAAGCTGCAGATGTCGCAGGACCTCGCCTTCAGCGAAACGGTGTTCGGCCTCGGCGCCGGCATCTTTTTCCTCGGCTACTTCCTGTTCGAGCTGCCGAGCAACATGCTGATGCACCGGATCGGCGCGCGCATCTGGATCGCGCGGATCATGATCACGTGGGGGCTGCTGTCCGCCATGTTCGCGTTCGTGAAAACGCCGACGCAGTTCTACGTGCTGCGCTTCCTGCTCGGTCTCGCCGAAGCGGGCTTCTATCCGGGCGTGATCCTCTATCTGACGTACTGGTTCCCGTCGCACCGCCGCGCGAAGATCATCGCGGTGTTCATGTCGGCGATTCCGGTGTCGGGCATCTTCGGCAACCCGCTGTCGGGCTGGATCATGGAGGCGTTCCACGGCGGCTCGGGCTTCCACGGCTGGCAGTGGATGTTCATGATCGAAGCCGTGCCGGCCGTGCTGGTCGGCATCGCGACGATCCTTTATCTCGACAACAATATTCGCAGCGCGAAGTGGCTGAACGAGCGCGAAAAGCAGCTCCTCGAAGACGAGATCGCCGCGCAGCCGCAGGAGCAGCAGAAGCAGGGCCATTCGCTGAAGGCCGTGTTCGCCGACCCGCGCATGTGGTGGATGTCGCTGATCTACTTCGCGTTCGTCACCGGCCAGTACGGGCTCACGTTCTGGATGCCGACGCTCGTCAAGTCCACCGGCATCACCGACACGCTGCAGGTCGGCCTGCTGTCCGCGATTCCGTTCGTCGTCGCGATCGTCGTGATGAACCTGTTCGGCCACAGCGCGGACAAGCGCCGCGAGCGCCGCTGGCACCTGATCGTGCCGGCGCTGATGGGCGCCGCCGGCTTTGCGGTCGCCGCGTCGTACTCGCACAACACGGCGGTGTCGATCGTGTTCCTGTCGATCGCGGCGGGCGGCGTGCTGACCTGCGCACCGCTGTTCTGGTCGCTGCCCACCGCGTTCCTCGCGGGCAGCGCGGCCGCCGCCGGCATCGCGATCATCAACTCGGTCGGCAACCTCGCCGGCTTCGCGAGCCCGTACGTGATCGGCTATCTGAAAGACCTCACGCACAGCACGTCGTCGGGCATGTACGTGCTCGCCGCGATGCTCGTGATCGGCGCGTTCGCCGTGTGGCTCACGCCCGCGAAACTCGTGAACCGCTGATCGGCTACCGTTCGATGCGGGGCGTCACGCCCCGCCCCATTCATTCACAGGATCCGCTGCCATGCCACGCTTCGCCGCCAATCTCTCGATGATGTACAACGAGCACGCGTTCCTCGAACGCTTCGCCGCCGCCGCGTACGACGGCTTCAAGGCCGTCGAGTACCTGTTCCCGTACGACTTCGCGGCCGAGGACATCCGCGCGCGCCTCGACGCGCACGGCCTCGAGCAGGCACTGTTCAACGCGCCGCCCGGCGACTGGGCGGCCGGCGAGCGCGGCATCGCATCGCTGCCGGGCCGCGAGGACGAGTTCCGGCGCGGGATCGACCGTGCGCTCGACTACGCGCGCGTGCTCGGCAACAAGAAGCTGCACGTGATGGCCGGCCTCGTCGCGCCCGGCGCCGATCGGGCGCGCCATCGCGACACGTACGTCGCCAATCTGCGTCACGCGGCGCAGGCGGCGGCCGCGCACGGCATCACGGTGCTGATCGAGCCGATCAACCAGCGCGACATGCCCGGCTATTTCCTGAGCCGCCAGGATGACGCGCATGCGATCCGCGCGGAAGTCGGCGCGCCGAACCTGAAGGTGCAGTTCGACTGCTACCACTGCCAGATCGTCGAAGGCGATCTCGCGATGAAGCTCAAGCGCGACTTCGCGGGCATCGGCCACATCCAGATCGCGGGCGTGCCCGAGCGGCACGAACCGGATCTCGGCGAACTGAACTATCCGTATCTGTTCGAGCTGATCGACGCGCTCGGCTACGACGGCTGGATCGGCTGCGAATATCGGCCGAAGGCCGGCACGTCGGCCGGCCTCGGCTGGCTCAAACCGTACCTGTAATTCGCGTATCTGACGTATTCCTGCGAGGGCAACCAATATGAAAGTACTGATCACCGGCGGCGCCGGCTTTCTCGGCCAGCGGCTCGCGCGCAAGCTGCTCGAGCGCGGCGAACTGACCGGCCCCGACGGCCGGCCTGAAAAGCTCGACGAGCTGGTGCTGCTCGACGTCGTCGCCGGCAGCGACTTCGGCGACGCGCGCGTGACGTCGATCGTCGGCGACATCGCCGATCGCGCCGTGCTCGAGCGCGCGATCGACGCGCAAACGGGCGCGATCTTCCATCTCGCGGCGATCGTCAGCGGGCAAGCCGAAGCCGACTTCGATCTCGGCATGCGCATCAACCTCGATGCGTCGCGCACGTTGCTCGAAGTGTGCCGCGCGCGCGGGCATCGGCCGCGTGTCGTGTTCACGAGCTCGGTCGCGGTGTACGGCGGCACGCTGCCGGACGTCGTGCAGGACGATACCGCGCTGAATCCGCAATCGTCGTACGGCACGCAGAAGGCGATCGCCGAGCTGCTGCTGTGCGACTACGCGCGACGCGGGTTCGTCGACGGCCGCGTGCTGCGCCTGCCGACCATCAGCGTGCGGCCCGGCCGGCCGAACGCGGCGGCTTCGTCGTTCGCGAGCGGGATCATTCGCGAGCCGCTGAACGGCGAGGAAAGCGTCTGCCCGGTGCCGGGTTCGACGCGGCTGTGGCTGCTGTCGCCGCGCGCAGCGATCGACGCGCTCGTCGCCGGTTGCGAGCTCGATGCCGCGCAGCTCGGCAGCAAGCGCGTGATCAACCTGCCCGGCATTTCGGTGTCGGTCGACGAGATGATCGCGGCGCTGCGCGAAGTGGCCGGCGACGAAGTCGTGAAGCGGATCCGTCATGTGCCGGACGAGCGCGTCGAGAAGATCGTCGGCAGCTGGCCCGGCCGCTGGGACACAACGCGCGCGCATGCACTCGGTTTGAAAGGCGATGCATCGTTCGCGGACGTGATTCGCAGCTATATCGACGACGAACGGCGCTAAAGGCGTGGCGCTTCGGCGCCGTGGTGCGCGGTGCGAGGCGCGACGCGCATGCGCGTCGCGCACATCGCGCGCGGCCGCGACATGCCGACGGCCGATACGCAGCCCGCACACACGAACGCGCTAGTTCGTCATCCGTGCGGGCGCGCCGACACCGTCGTCGGCCGACGCGGCGATCCGTCGTTGCGTCTCGGCCTGGGCCTGCGCCTGAACCGCGAGCTTCGCCTCGGCCGCCTGAATATCGGCGGGATACGTACCGTCGTCGCCTCTCGACGGATCGTAGCCGGCCGCTTCGAGACGCATCAGTTCGTCGCGTACCTGTGCGCGCGTCAACGGCGCGGTCGGCTGCGCGAAGGCGGACTGAACGACGACGGCAGCCGTCGTCGTCAAGAGGGCGATCAAGGTTTTCATCGTGAGCTCCTCAGTTTTTGCGCGACGCGCATCCGCTCGGGAATGCGCGCCTCATATGCGCACGCGCGGCATCAACTGCCGAAGTAAAGCGTGCAGAAACTTTCGGGACCGACACACGCCGCCGGCCGCTTGCCCGACGGCAGCGCAGAAGGCCCGCCCGCTTCCGATGCCGCAGCCGCATCAGCGCCGATTGCCGTATCGCCGTTCGCTTCCGGCATCGGCCTGATCGGCGCCATCGACTGCACGCCATCCGCGTCGCGCGCGAGCTGCGCGACCTGCATACGCATCGGCGACTGCGCGCGCGCCGGCATCGCCCCACTCGCGATCGCGCTGGCCGCGACGAGCGCGACGATCCATCCATCCGTGTTCATGTTCCACTCCTTCAGAAGTCGACGAGACGACGTGCTGCACCCGTACGACGACGGAGCGTGGCCGTTTATTCCCGCGCCGCACGATCGGCGCGCACGACGCGGTGCCGCCCCCTTTTTGCGTTGCGGCGCGCGGCCGCTGTCATTCATTCGTCAGCCGGCGTAACCTGACGTAACCGTCCCCTTGCGCGTCTGGGGCAGACTGACGGCACTTCGTGGAGCGCCGCTCGAACATGTCCGTTGCCTACGACTACGCCGCCGGCCTGCTGCGCCGGCTATACGACCGTCACATCGACGGCGGCGCGGTGCTCGACGCGTCCGCCTTCCCCGACGCCGACCGTTTCGTGCACGCGTGGCGCGCGATCCGCGCGGAAGCGCTCGCGGTCGCGCGCGACCTGCCGCGCATTCCGCGCTTCCACGAGATCATGCGAGAGCAGCACGACATCTCGGCCAACGATGCGCGCGACTGGCGGATGTTCATCATGCAGGCGTACGGGCAGCCGTTTCCGCGCAACCTGTCGCGCTGCCCGACCGTCGCGTCGATCGTCGCGACGTCGCCGGACGTGCTGTCCGCGTCGCTGTCGTTCCTCGCGCCGGGCAAGCACATTCCGCCGCATCGCGGGCCGTTTCGCGGGATCCTGCGCGGCTATCTGGTGTTGTCGATGCCCCGTCGCGCGGACGGCACGCCGGCCGCCGTGCTGAAGGTCGACGGCCGCGAATACCGGCTCGACGAAGGCCGCTTCCTGCTGTGGGACGACACGTTCGAGCACGAGGTATGGAACGACAGCGACGACGTGCGGATCGTGCTG
The sequence above is a segment of the Burkholderia multivorans ATCC BAA-247 genome. Coding sequences within it:
- a CDS encoding aldolase, producing MSIEAKLREEICVVGASLYARGHAVGSAGNISARLPDGWLITPTDACLGRLDPNDIAKVDLNGQAVSGGKPSKTLTLHRGIYARNAEANGIVHTHSTHLVALTLAGVWRDSDVLPPITPYYVMKVGHIPLIRYRRPGDPDVAAEVAALADRVRGVLLDRLGPVMWGPSVSHASYALEELEETARLWLMTNPKPEPLPDAALDELRAAFGARW
- a CDS encoding MFS transporter, with amino-acid sequence MTALDAAAGRSPAAAASPAELDLTYKKVFWRIVPFLMLCYVVAYLDRVNVGFAKLQMSQDLAFSETVFGLGAGIFFLGYFLFELPSNMLMHRIGARIWIARIMITWGLLSAMFAFVKTPTQFYVLRFLLGLAEAGFYPGVILYLTYWFPSHRRAKIIAVFMSAIPVSGIFGNPLSGWIMEAFHGGSGFHGWQWMFMIEAVPAVLVGIATILYLDNNIRSAKWLNEREKQLLEDEIAAQPQEQQKQGHSLKAVFADPRMWWMSLIYFAFVTGQYGLTFWMPTLVKSTGITDTLQVGLLSAIPFVVAIVVMNLFGHSADKRRERRWHLIVPALMGAAGFAVAASYSHNTAVSIVFLSIAAGGVLTCAPLFWSLPTAFLAGSAAAAGIAIINSVGNLAGFASPYVIGYLKDLTHSTSSGMYVLAAMLVIGAFAVWLTPAKLVNR
- the otnI gene encoding 2-oxo-tetronate isomerase, whose translation is MPRFAANLSMMYNEHAFLERFAAAAYDGFKAVEYLFPYDFAAEDIRARLDAHGLEQALFNAPPGDWAAGERGIASLPGREDEFRRGIDRALDYARVLGNKKLHVMAGLVAPGADRARHRDTYVANLRHAAQAAAAHGITVLIEPINQRDMPGYFLSRQDDAHAIRAEVGAPNLKVQFDCYHCQIVEGDLAMKLKRDFAGIGHIQIAGVPERHEPDLGELNYPYLFELIDALGYDGWIGCEYRPKAGTSAGLGWLKPYL
- the denD gene encoding D-erythronate dehydrogenase encodes the protein MKVLITGGAGFLGQRLARKLLERGELTGPDGRPEKLDELVLLDVVAGSDFGDARVTSIVGDIADRAVLERAIDAQTGAIFHLAAIVSGQAEADFDLGMRINLDASRTLLEVCRARGHRPRVVFTSSVAVYGGTLPDVVQDDTALNPQSSYGTQKAIAELLLCDYARRGFVDGRVLRLPTISVRPGRPNAAASSFASGIIREPLNGEESVCPVPGSTRLWLLSPRAAIDALVAGCELDAAQLGSKRVINLPGISVSVDEMIAALREVAGDEVVKRIRHVPDERVEKIVGSWPGRWDTTRAHALGLKGDASFADVIRSYIDDERR
- a CDS encoding DUF4148 domain-containing protein, with translation MKTLIALLTTTAAVVVQSAFAQPTAPLTRAQVRDELMRLEAAGYDPSRGDDGTYPADIQAAEAKLAVQAQAQAETQRRIAASADDGVGAPARMTN
- a CDS encoding aspartyl/asparaginyl beta-hydroxylase domain-containing protein: MSVAYDYAAGLLRRLYDRHIDGGAVLDASAFPDADRFVHAWRAIRAEALAVARDLPRIPRFHEIMREQHDISANDARDWRMFIMQAYGQPFPRNLSRCPTVASIVATSPDVLSASLSFLAPGKHIPPHRGPFRGILRGYLVLSMPRRADGTPAAVLKVDGREYRLDEGRFLLWDDTFEHEVWNDSDDVRIVLLLDIRRRDTPRMLRWLSNAVIGIVRLGIRLRGGSIPV